The following coding sequences are from one Pirellulales bacterium window:
- a CDS encoding YdcF family protein gives MLALLTAAWLGRAWILPRAARWLNVGEAPRPCDYVLVLPGGEETRPFVAAALVKAGLARKGLVPRVIGSPDTDDGIERPAHEIIRDVLVLRGVPRNDVVLLGTNSASTYSDALALRELLLGRPGSTVAIVTHDYHTRRARWVFRKVLADRADDIYLVAAPVDDYDERNWWQSRQGAGTYLGEFAKLAGYLVWYGDTWVWGVGLLLAGGCAAVVVYRWQRCASSLA, from the coding sequence GTGTTGGCGTTGTTGACCGCCGCCTGGCTGGGACGCGCATGGATACTGCCGCGCGCGGCCCGGTGGCTGAACGTCGGAGAGGCGCCGCGGCCGTGCGACTATGTGCTGGTGCTGCCGGGCGGAGAAGAAACGCGGCCCTTTGTGGCGGCGGCCCTGGTCAAGGCCGGCCTGGCGCGGAAGGGACTCGTGCCCAGGGTCATCGGCTCACCCGACACCGACGATGGCATCGAGCGGCCCGCCCATGAAATCATCCGCGACGTGCTGGTGTTGCGAGGCGTTCCTCGCAACGATGTCGTCTTGCTCGGCACCAACAGCGCAAGCACTTACAGCGACGCCTTGGCGCTGCGCGAGCTCCTGCTTGGGCGGCCCGGTTCGACGGTGGCGATCGTGACGCACGACTATCATACCCGTCGCGCGCGGTGGGTGTTTCGCAAAGTGCTCGCCGACCGGGCCGACGACATCTATCTGGTGGCGGCGCCGGTCGACGATTACGACGAGCGGAACTGGTGGCAGTCGCGGCAAGGCGCCGGGACGTACCTCGGGGAATTCGCCAAACTGGCGGGCTACCTCGTGTGGTACGGCGATACCTGGGTCTGGGGCGTCGGCCTGCTGCTGGCCGGCGGCTGCGCGGCTGTGGTCGTTTACAGGTGGCAGCGCTGCGCAAGTTCGCTCGCCTGA